Proteins from a single region of Apium graveolens cultivar Ventura chromosome 7, ASM990537v1, whole genome shotgun sequence:
- the LOC141672269 gene encoding tetraspanin-19-like: MEKEKKMKSYLQQLLKFFNSIAGLAGIAMIMYGLWLIRVWQSDTKESSPDNGTPFPWFIHAFIGLGISFCAITCLGHFAAHTAYSHFLSCYIFVMSLLLFIETLMMAHIFLSSQWEKYLPNDPTGRFDNFKHYVELELNMCKWLAVLIVLAQGVSILLATVMKTLKTDMEMFYERDDESIPYLPPYTSVQQLPSIIGGTYFTFADYV, translated from the exons ATGGAGAAAGAGAAAAAGATGAAGAGTTACCTTCAACAATTACTTAAGTTTTTCAACTCTATCGCGGGACTGGCTGGAATCGCGATGATCATGTATGGCTTATGGTTGATTCGGGTATGGCAGAGTGACACGAAAGAATCATCTCCTGATAATGGAACTCCATTTCCATG GTTTATACATGCTTTTATTGGCCTGGGAATCAGCTTCTGTGCCATTACATGCCTTGGCCACTTTGCTGCTCACACTGCTTATTCACACTTCCTCTCTTGT TACATATTTGTTATGTCTTTGCTTCTGTTTATAGAGACTCTTATGATGGCACACATATTCTTGAGTTCCCAATGGGAGAAG TACTTGCCAAACGATCCAACAGGGAGATTCGACAATTTCAAACATTATGTGGAGTTGGAGTTAAATATGTGTAAATGGCTGGCAGTGTTGATTGTCTTAGCACAG GGAGTATCAATCTTGTTGGCCACAGTTATGAAAACCCTGAAAACAGATATGGAAATGTTCTATGAGCGAGACGATGAGTCCATCCCTTACCTTCCTCCATATACTTCAGTTCAGCAACTTCCCAGCATTATTGGTGGAACATACTTTACCTTCGCCGACTATGTCTGA